In a genomic window of Candidatus Poribacteria bacterium:
- a CDS encoding DnaJ domain-containing protein gives MQIPDYYQILEIKRNATAHEIKSAYRKLAKRYHPDKNPEQTAFAEKMFREVCNAYNTLHDEKQKSDYDRTLQTIERQQKSNGAYFDRLSRLDQNYAKLELLLHALLHQNYETGVSMYEQLRHHSQEIGEEWCIDEFLSYEESRDCEFLIAEAYQKLGFSNGDASSTLERHRKIEQAMLMFESLLSAESRRPCFKHFIREVKERLKFIYLYHFSVKGYEETSHIPLTKIRALKLPKRETAWMYKKIAEFYVEIDQFPEARTVLKMAFELQPRLTGAKKICKTLNMVY, from the coding sequence ATGCAAATTCCAGACTACTATCAAATCTTAGAGATCAAGCGGAACGCCACCGCCCACGAAATAAAGAGTGCCTATCGGAAACTCGCAAAACGCTACCATCCTGATAAAAATCCGGAGCAGACCGCTTTTGCAGAAAAGATGTTTCGCGAAGTCTGTAATGCCTATAACACGCTCCACGATGAGAAACAGAAATCTGATTACGACCGGACGCTACAGACGATTGAACGGCAGCAGAAATCAAACGGCGCGTATTTCGACAGACTGAGTAGACTTGACCAGAACTATGCCAAGTTAGAATTGCTGTTGCATGCGCTGCTCCATCAAAATTATGAAACCGGTGTTTCTATGTATGAGCAGCTACGCCATCACTCCCAAGAAATCGGGGAAGAGTGGTGTATTGACGAATTCCTCAGTTACGAAGAGAGCCGTGATTGCGAGTTTCTCATCGCCGAAGCCTATCAGAAACTTGGATTTTCCAATGGAGACGCGTCTTCCACCCTTGAGCGGCACCGAAAAATTGAGCAAGCAATGCTAATGTTTGAGTCTCTGTTGTCTGCTGAATCAAGACGTCCGTGTTTCAAGCACTTCATTCGAGAAGTTAAAGAACGCCTCAAATTCATTTATCTTTATCATTTTAGTGTTAAAGGTTACGAGGAAACGAGTCACATTCCGTTGACGAAAATTCGCGCCCTAAAACTTCCCAAACGAGAAACTGCATGGATGTACAAAAAAATAGCCGAATTTTATGTTGAGATCGACCAATTTCCAGAAGCGCGAACTGTTCTGAAAATGGCATTTGAACTGCAACCCCGCCTTACCGGTGCCAAAAAAATCTGTAAAACCTTGAATATGGTATATTAG
- a CDS encoding creatininase family protein — MRKEVRWERMFPDELEAAFNECPAVYFTYGLCEPHGPQNTVGLDALKAHAIACRAAHTHGGIVAPPDYWHIHEHGMYANWAHQNVGEARSWLTAMPTWQHFKNVCYHARAADALGFHAAIFLTGHYGPNWQDLKTLLSLIQPYFAMRLYGLPDFEANTPGFDRQGNGGDHAGRVETSLLWALEPECVDMSRMPAADAEGPHFAMGANAPDSDRRIGERMVNDEVKWLGEKMKALLADYAELDISERCPVTFQEVEQIWTETVSPALKTFETMKNPNESPPEDSQWFRQCELPKLP; from the coding sequence ATGCGAAAAGAGGTACGCTGGGAACGGATGTTCCCTGACGAATTAGAAGCCGCGTTCAACGAATGTCCCGCCGTCTATTTCACCTATGGACTCTGCGAACCGCATGGACCACAAAATACGGTCGGACTGGATGCGCTGAAAGCACACGCGATTGCTTGCCGTGCGGCACATACGCACGGTGGTATCGTCGCGCCGCCTGACTATTGGCACATCCACGAACACGGCATGTATGCGAATTGGGCACATCAGAATGTCGGCGAAGCACGGAGCTGGCTCACTGCCATGCCAACGTGGCAACACTTCAAAAATGTGTGTTATCACGCCCGCGCTGCTGATGCACTCGGATTCCACGCTGCTATCTTTCTCACCGGACACTACGGACCGAATTGGCAGGACCTCAAGACCCTTTTATCTTTAATCCAACCGTACTTCGCTATGCGACTTTATGGACTGCCTGACTTCGAGGCGAATACACCCGGGTTTGATCGTCAGGGTAACGGTGGCGATCACGCTGGCAGAGTTGAAACTTCGCTCCTCTGGGCATTGGAACCGGAATGCGTTGATATGTCGCGGATGCCTGCTGCGGATGCAGAAGGACCACACTTTGCGATGGGAGCAAACGCTCCTGACTCAGATCGGCGCATTGGAGAACGTATGGTGAACGATGAAGTCAAATGGCTTGGCGAAAAGATGAAAGCGTTGCTGGCTGATTACGCAGAACTGGATATTTCTGAACGCTGCCCTGTAACCTTTCAGGAAGTCGAACAGATATGGACAGAGACAGTATCACCTGCCTTGAAGACCTTTGAGACGATGAAAAATCCGAATGAATCACCACCGGAAGATTCACAATGGTTTCGACAGTGCGAACTTCCGAAACTCCCTTAA
- a CDS encoding phytanoyl-CoA dioxygenase family protein, whose translation METTNGQLLENYQKDGFLTGIHIADETEATRYQGAYNALEAEVGKEKCEIGLIDWHFDYQFIWELATHPKIVDVIEALIGPDVMLLATHFFCKYGPREKFVAWHQDVTYWGLEPPDAITAWYAIDDSDTGNGCMQVIPGSHQRGIQEHGKSEQEGNLLSINQEVPVTEAEAETAFDLVLKAGEMSIHHGQMIHGSLPNHSTRRRCGLTVRYIDPSVRQAEDNSLKRPWKPILLRGEDRYQNFTTVPNPFPLHG comes from the coding sequence ATGGAAACGACAAACGGACAACTCCTCGAAAACTACCAAAAAGACGGATTCTTGACCGGTATCCACATTGCCGACGAAACTGAAGCAACACGCTACCAGGGTGCTTACAATGCATTAGAAGCAGAAGTTGGCAAAGAAAAATGCGAAATCGGTCTCATTGACTGGCATTTCGACTATCAATTTATCTGGGAACTCGCCACACACCCGAAGATCGTAGATGTCATTGAGGCACTCATCGGTCCCGACGTGATGTTGTTAGCGACGCATTTTTTCTGTAAATACGGACCTCGTGAGAAGTTCGTCGCATGGCATCAAGATGTAACGTATTGGGGACTTGAACCCCCAGATGCGATTACCGCTTGGTACGCCATAGACGACAGCGACACAGGCAACGGCTGCATGCAGGTGATCCCCGGCAGCCATCAGCGTGGCATACAAGAACACGGAAAATCTGAACAAGAAGGCAACCTACTGAGTATCAATCAGGAAGTACCTGTTACCGAAGCGGAAGCAGAAACCGCATTTGATTTGGTGTTGAAAGCGGGTGAAATGTCCATCCACCACGGGCAAATGATACACGGCAGTCTCCCGAATCACTCGACCCGCAGGCGATGCGGTTTAACCGTTCGCTACATAGACCCGTCAGTGAGGCAGGCAGAGGATAATTCATTGAAACGTCCTTGGAAACCGATTCTGCTGCGCGGTGAAGATCGCTACCAGAATTTCACGACTGTGCCAAATCCTTTTCCACTTCATGGGTAG
- the solA gene encoding N-methyl-L-tryptophan oxidase, which yields MNAHIYDVIVIGAGGMGSATAYHLAKSGANVLVLEQFQRGHTFGSSHGPTRIIRFFYDKVFYTELMKTAYAEWRDLESVSGKPLLFITGSVCLGVSGNPYGRAARQSLDTAGVESEWWSAAQLRERFPQFRVSKDMDILYQKDTGFLHASECVAMHLQLAEQHGATVREDTTVTDINWQTDVPTVRTENEQFHGRKVVVTAGAWTGKLFSELNLPFTVTKQQVCYYQPTDMNRFQADRFPVFTEATEDGEFLYGIPAFGSGVKMARHGRGPVVSPDTCERTPDTDYIAHIDAYIQERIPELGKTTHAEVCLYTETPDEDFIIDTHPDCPDLLIAAGFSGHGFKFCSLVGRIMSELALDSETVFDIHPFRIDRKPETPSGIPRLQS from the coding sequence ATGAACGCTCACATCTACGATGTAATCGTCATCGGTGCTGGCGGGATGGGCAGCGCGACCGCATATCATCTCGCTAAATCGGGTGCCAATGTGCTCGTTTTAGAACAGTTTCAACGCGGACACACATTCGGTAGTTCGCATGGCCCAACCCGCATTATCCGTTTCTTCTATGATAAAGTTTTCTACACTGAATTGATGAAAACCGCCTACGCTGAATGGCGTGATCTTGAATCCGTATCGGGGAAACCGCTGCTGTTCATCACAGGGAGCGTGTGTCTCGGTGTCAGCGGGAATCCGTACGGACGCGCTGCGCGGCAGAGTTTAGATACCGCTGGCGTTGAATCCGAGTGGTGGAGTGCGGCGCAATTGAGGGAACGTTTTCCGCAATTCCGAGTGTCGAAGGATATGGACATCCTCTATCAGAAAGACACCGGTTTCCTTCATGCTTCCGAGTGTGTCGCTATGCACTTGCAATTGGCTGAACAGCACGGTGCAACAGTCCGAGAAGATACCACCGTAACCGACATTAATTGGCAGACAGATGTCCCAACCGTCCGTACCGAAAATGAACAATTTCACGGTAGAAAGGTCGTTGTAACCGCAGGTGCGTGGACAGGGAAACTCTTCTCAGAACTGAATCTTCCTTTCACCGTTACAAAACAGCAGGTGTGCTACTACCAACCGACAGACATGAACCGTTTCCAAGCAGACAGGTTTCCAGTCTTCACAGAAGCAACCGAAGACGGCGAATTCCTCTACGGCATCCCCGCATTTGGCTCTGGCGTAAAGATGGCACGTCACGGAAGGGGGCCAGTCGTTTCTCCGGATACATGCGAACGCACACCGGACACGGACTACATTGCCCATATAGATGCATACATACAGGAACGCATTCCGGAACTTGGAAAAACCACGCACGCCGAGGTCTGCCTCTATACTGAAACCCCCGATGAGGACTTTATTATCGACACACATCCCGACTGTCCAGATTTACTGATTGCGGCAGGTTTTTCAGGCCACGGCTTTAAGTTCTGTTCTCTTGTCGGACGCATTATGAGCGAACTTGCCTTGGACAGCGAAACCGTTTTCGACATTCACCCGTTTCGTATTGATCGGAAACCAGAAACCCCAAGTGGTATTCCAAGGTTACAGTCATGA
- a CDS encoding P-II family nitrogen regulator encodes MKKLECIIRPFKLEEVKEALSSVGVRGMTVSEVRGFGRSRGHTELYRGSEYTIEFVPKLKIEIVVAEENVDKVVEAVQQAASTGKIGDGKIFVLPIDETIRIRTGERGPAAV; translated from the coding sequence ATGAAAAAGCTAGAATGTATTATCCGCCCCTTCAAGTTGGAGGAGGTAAAAGAGGCACTCAGCAGTGTGGGTGTTCGGGGCATGACAGTCAGCGAAGTTCGTGGATTCGGGCGCAGCCGTGGGCATACCGAATTGTACCGCGGTAGCGAATACACGATCGAATTTGTCCCGAAATTAAAAATCGAAATCGTTGTCGCGGAAGAAAATGTTGACAAAGTCGTCGAAGCCGTGCAACAGGCTGCCTCCACCGGCAAGATCGGGGACGGCAAAATCTTCGTGCTGCCCATCGATGAAACTATCCGTATCCGTACAGGTGAAAGAGGGCCTGCCGCTGTTTAA
- the glnA gene encoding type I glutamate--ammonia ligase: MTPSEVVALAKENDIKIVDLKFMDLPGMWQHFSMMAEELTEDLFEEGAGFDGSSIRGFQAINESDMLLFPDPTTALIDPVCKVPTLSITCNIKDPITLENYTRDVRHIAQKAEAYLQSTGIADTSFWGPEAEFYLLNDIRYGQNQNSGFYHVDSVEGSWNSGREENPNLGYKPRYKEGYFPVPPSDTLQDLRSEICLKLMEAGVDVEVHHHEVGTAGQGEIDIRFGTLTDTGDKLALYKYIIKNMARANNLVATFMPKPLFQDNGSGMHVHQSLWKDGKNIFYDPQGYSLLSEDALYYIGGLLTHARSLCAIIAPTTNSYKRLVPGYEAPVNIAYSQRNRSACVRIPVYSKSEKAKRVEFRTPDPSCNPYLAFSALLMAGLDGIQNRIHPGDPLDKDLYDLEPEELADIESTPVSLGDSLDALEEDHEYLLKGDVFTQDVLDVWIDYKRENEVDAINMRPHPYEFFLYHDI, translated from the coding sequence ATGACACCAAGTGAGGTGGTTGCACTTGCAAAAGAGAATGATATAAAGATCGTCGATCTCAAATTCATGGATCTGCCGGGCATGTGGCAACACTTTTCCATGATGGCAGAGGAGTTGACCGAAGACCTGTTTGAAGAAGGAGCAGGTTTTGATGGTTCGAGTATCCGTGGTTTCCAGGCGATTAACGAGAGCGACATGTTGCTCTTTCCGGATCCAACAACTGCGCTGATTGATCCAGTCTGCAAGGTGCCGACGCTCAGTATCACGTGTAACATTAAAGACCCAATCACATTGGAAAATTACACACGCGACGTACGGCATATCGCACAGAAGGCGGAAGCCTATCTACAGTCCACAGGGATTGCTGATACGAGTTTCTGGGGACCTGAAGCAGAATTCTATCTCCTGAATGATATCCGCTATGGACAGAACCAGAATTCTGGTTTCTATCATGTTGATTCCGTTGAAGGCAGTTGGAATTCGGGCCGCGAAGAGAATCCGAACCTCGGTTATAAACCGCGCTATAAAGAGGGTTACTTCCCAGTGCCGCCTTCAGATACGCTTCAAGACCTCCGTTCGGAGATCTGCCTTAAGCTCATGGAAGCTGGCGTTGATGTAGAAGTTCACCACCACGAAGTGGGAACCGCAGGTCAAGGTGAGATTGATATTCGCTTTGGTACCCTCACGGACACAGGCGATAAGCTTGCCCTATATAAGTACATCATCAAAAATATGGCGCGTGCGAACAATTTGGTCGCCACCTTTATGCCGAAACCGCTTTTCCAAGACAACGGTTCCGGGATGCACGTCCACCAGAGTCTCTGGAAAGATGGAAAGAATATCTTCTACGATCCACAGGGATATTCGCTTCTCAGTGAAGACGCTCTCTATTACATCGGTGGCTTGCTGACGCATGCCCGCTCGCTCTGTGCAATCATCGCGCCAACAACGAACTCTTACAAACGGTTGGTCCCAGGGTATGAAGCACCTGTGAACATCGCTTACTCGCAACGGAACCGTAGCGCATGTGTCCGTATTCCTGTCTACTCAAAGAGTGAGAAGGCGAAACGGGTTGAGTTCCGGACACCGGATCCATCTTGTAATCCTTACCTCGCTTTCAGCGCACTGCTCATGGCAGGGCTTGACGGTATACAGAACCGCATCCATCCGGGTGATCCGCTTGATAAAGACCTTTATGACCTCGAGCCGGAAGAGTTGGCAGACATTGAGTCCACGCCAGTCTCCCTCGGCGATTCCTTGGATGCCTTAGAGGAAGACCACGAATATCTCCTCAAGGGCGACGTGTTCACCCAAGATGTTTTGGATGTTTGGATTGATTATAAACGTGAAAATGAGGTCGATGCAATAAACATGCGGCCCCATCCGTATGAATTCTTCCTCTATCACGATATTTAG
- the dcd gene encoding dCTP deaminase, whose product MFLSDKDIIDYMDKGKIKISPAPDLETQLGSCSIDFRLSNTFRVFEHSKYPYIDLGTEIDTDDLMRKVDVPDGDAFTMQPGEFVLAATQEKLELADDVMARLEGRSSLGRLGIIVHSTAGLFDPGWIGIPTLELGNLGRMPVKLYPGMRICAFTFARLSSPARVPYQLKPANKYAGQDGPETSRFARDIEFSEE is encoded by the coding sequence ATGTTTTTATCAGATAAAGATATTATTGATTATATGGACAAAGGGAAGATTAAAATCTCCCCCGCGCCTGATTTGGAAACACAACTCGGTAGTTGTTCCATTGATTTCAGATTGAGCAATACTTTCCGTGTGTTTGAACATAGCAAGTACCCGTATATTGATCTCGGCACAGAGATTGATACCGACGATTTGATGCGGAAGGTTGATGTTCCTGATGGTGATGCTTTCACAATGCAACCGGGTGAGTTTGTCTTGGCAGCAACGCAGGAGAAACTTGAGTTGGCAGATGATGTGATGGCACGGCTTGAAGGCAGAAGTAGTTTGGGGAGGCTCGGCATTATTGTCCATAGTACTGCCGGTCTCTTTGACCCAGGCTGGATTGGTATTCCCACTTTGGAGTTAGGAAATCTTGGGCGTATGCCGGTCAAATTATACCCAGGTATGCGGATCTGTGCGTTTACCTTTGCGCGGCTTTCTTCACCTGCACGTGTACCGTATCAACTCAAACCGGCGAACAAATATGCCGGGCAGGACGGTCCTGAAACGAGCCGATTCGCCAGAGATATTGAATTCTCGGAGGAATAG
- a CDS encoding (Fe-S)-binding protein: MSNQQTQQLIGVDSFSWKKWDACTHCGLCLPTCPTYRELGLETDSPRGRLYLMGSAFKDEDATPLSEEWSEYIYRCLDCRACETACPSGVHFGELLEQARAIYEQNAPRSAVYRFWTNLVFKQLLPNKERLDLIFELMWLYQRLGIRWLVQKTGILKLMGQLGQMESLLPKIPPPHLKYTIRDITPAEGETRYRVGFIPGCIMNQVFTETNLATIRVLAQNGCEVVTPREQTCCGALHLHNGVRDVASALAKQNIDAFEEENLDAIIINSAGCGATLKEYDALLENDTAYAAKAERFSHKMRDISEFLAEIEMIPPTGKIEKRVTYDEPCHLLHGQSVKVQPRKVLASIPGLELIELTESEWCCGSAGIYNITQPELSQEILERKMAHIAETDADIVATGNPGCLLQIQLGIQKHGLSMKAMHPVNLLDYAYRGIAPEDFLPEQ; encoded by the coding sequence ATGTCCAACCAACAAACACAACAACTTATCGGCGTAGATTCCTTCAGTTGGAAGAAATGGGATGCCTGCACGCACTGCGGGCTTTGTCTACCCACCTGTCCAACGTATCGAGAATTAGGTTTAGAAACGGATTCACCACGAGGTCGGCTATACCTCATGGGGAGTGCCTTCAAAGATGAGGATGCCACTCCACTCAGCGAAGAATGGTCAGAATACATCTACCGGTGTTTAGATTGTCGCGCATGCGAAACCGCTTGTCCTTCCGGGGTCCATTTCGGCGAACTTCTTGAACAGGCGCGTGCCATCTATGAACAGAATGCCCCCCGCTCAGCGGTTTATCGCTTCTGGACGAACCTCGTCTTCAAACAACTTCTGCCCAATAAAGAACGATTGGACCTAATCTTTGAGTTGATGTGGCTCTATCAGCGGCTCGGTATCCGATGGCTTGTCCAGAAAACAGGTATCCTGAAACTGATGGGACAACTCGGACAAATGGAATCGTTACTGCCGAAGATCCCACCGCCGCACCTAAAATATACAATACGGGACATTACACCCGCCGAAGGTGAAACCCGGTATCGTGTCGGATTCATACCGGGGTGTATTATGAATCAGGTTTTCACGGAGACGAATCTCGCAACTATTCGGGTCTTAGCACAGAACGGTTGCGAGGTCGTTACGCCACGAGAGCAGACCTGTTGTGGCGCGCTACACCTTCATAACGGCGTGCGAGATGTCGCTTCAGCTCTCGCTAAACAGAACATTGATGCATTTGAAGAGGAGAATTTAGACGCGATTATTATTAACTCTGCCGGTTGTGGGGCAACCCTTAAAGAATATGACGCACTCTTAGAAAACGATACCGCCTACGCGGCGAAAGCGGAACGTTTCAGTCATAAAATGCGTGACATCAGTGAATTCTTAGCCGAAATTGAGATGATACCACCGACAGGAAAAATCGAAAAGCGTGTTACTTATGATGAACCGTGTCATCTCCTTCACGGACAAAGTGTGAAGGTCCAGCCTCGTAAAGTCCTTGCGTCGATACCGGGGCTTGAGTTAATTGAGTTAACCGAATCCGAATGGTGCTGTGGAAGTGCAGGGATCTATAACATCACACAACCGGAACTTTCGCAAGAGATTTTGGAACGTAAGATGGCGCACATCGCTGAAACCGATGCGGATATCGTTGCAACGGGGAACCCAGGCTGCTTGCTCCAGATTCAACTCGGTATTCAGAAACATGGATTGTCTATGAAGGCGATGCATCCTGTGAATCTCTTAGACTATGCCTATCGTGGTATCGCCCCGGAGGATTTTTTGCCTGAGCAGTAG
- the larE gene encoding ATP-dependent sacrificial sulfur transferase LarE → MLKQKLEPTLQAKLDRLYACLRGYEKVIVAFSGGVDSTFLAEAAQHALADNALAVTAISDSYPIREMRAAQDIAKQIGIRFETVHTQELDLEGYASNPTNRCFFCKTELFDKLRPIAEKYDVGTIVYGAIPDDVGDHRPGMDAAKRMGIQAPLIDVNLAKAEIREISKAWELPTWDKPAFACLSSRFPYGMRITRELLRQVDAAEQFLYDLGIRQFRVRHHGDLARIELEAQEISRLLSKTVRHDISTHFKTLGYSHITLDLQGYRSGSLNEGVTTS, encoded by the coding sequence ATGTTAAAACAGAAACTTGAACCTACCCTACAGGCGAAACTTGACCGACTTTATGCATGTCTGCGTGGTTATGAAAAGGTTATCGTCGCTTTCTCTGGTGGCGTTGATAGTACATTTCTCGCGGAGGCAGCACAGCATGCCTTAGCGGATAATGCACTCGCTGTGACCGCCATTTCTGACTCGTATCCGATCCGGGAAATGAGAGCCGCGCAAGATATTGCCAAACAGATCGGGATCCGCTTCGAGACCGTTCACACGCAAGAATTAGACCTTGAGGGGTACGCAAGCAACCCGACCAATCGCTGCTTTTTCTGTAAGACGGAGTTGTTCGATAAGCTGCGTCCCATCGCTGAAAAATATGATGTCGGAACGATCGTCTACGGCGCGATCCCAGACGATGTCGGCGACCATCGCCCCGGAATGGATGCCGCAAAGAGGATGGGTATCCAAGCCCCATTGATTGATGTCAACTTGGCGAAAGCAGAGATTCGCGAGATTTCAAAGGCGTGGGAGCTCCCGACATGGGATAAACCGGCGTTTGCCTGCCTCTCATCTCGGTTTCCTTACGGCATGCGTATCACTCGTGAGTTGCTACGACAGGTAGATGCCGCCGAGCAATTTCTCTACGATTTGGGGATTCGACAATTCCGTGTCCGACACCACGGTGACCTCGCCCGAATTGAGTTGGAGGCGCAGGAAATTTCGAGATTGCTTTCAAAAACCGTACGCCACGACATCAGTACACACTTTAAAACACTCGGATATTCTCATATCACGCTTGACTTGCAGGGGTATCGTTCTGGAAGCCTCAACGAGGGAGTCACGACTTCGTAA
- the def gene encoding peptide deformylase, whose product MPKRKRKPKNIPTSDVSNEDDIVLRETTPLQLRYYGDPVLRKRAEPVPEIAEAERQLAVQMLETLYATGNGIGLAATQVGVLRRLIIVDIGEEDDEAYEPLVLFNPEILSSEGEIVADEGCLSIPDVTAEVKRPEKIVIEGIDVQSKAVRIEANGLLARVLQHEVDHLNGVLFIDRISGLKRQLLKDELLRIQQAERPT is encoded by the coding sequence ATGCCAAAACGGAAAAGAAAGCCCAAGAACATACCTACCTCGGACGTGAGCAACGAAGATGATATTGTGCTGCGCGAAACAACACCTTTGCAGCTGCGTTATTATGGTGACCCGGTCCTCCGCAAAAGAGCCGAACCGGTCCCCGAGATCGCAGAGGCAGAACGCCAACTCGCTGTACAGATGTTAGAGACGTTATACGCGACAGGCAACGGTATCGGACTTGCGGCAACACAAGTCGGCGTTTTGAGAAGGCTTATCATTGTTGACATAGGTGAAGAAGACGATGAGGCATACGAGCCTTTAGTGCTATTTAACCCGGAAATTCTGAGTTCTGAGGGAGAAATCGTCGCTGACGAAGGATGTCTCAGTATTCCTGATGTGACGGCGGAGGTGAAACGTCCCGAGAAGATTGTCATTGAGGGAATTGATGTCCAGAGCAAAGCAGTTCGCATTGAAGCCAATGGCTTGTTGGCGCGTGTGCTGCAACACGAAGTTGATCATCTTAACGGTGTGCTTTTTATTGACCGGATTAGTGGATTAAAACGGCAATTGCTGAAAGACGAATTGCTGAGAATACAACAAGCTGAACGCCCCACTTAA
- a CDS encoding VWA domain-containing protein: protein MKTLFKKNIPNALIISLGLHIFLFLLLGTLYRHRTDWDAKPVTEIEILKIHSRKSLHIDRRLPRFSFQPSASAENVQQMKTVKVEPPSLKTSATLVSYPDATVELQTPELSSPVPSDEGAYETGLQAKPVGGSGTGGTGAGLSSRVSGNGRLGGVGRGFLDGTGGEPQSNLEGLTLPDLALTKVGKHIVANRSTDLVDIVFVVDGSGSMKNDIDAVREHLNNMTGLFDNAGMDFTIGVVAFRAGTGYGLLGLDFEVIPQTRSISEVKKVLSQLKFRGDENGLDALIRAADEVKFRRAAEVHFIFVTDEYVSGAYSSMDVVMKMKTSRIKVDVIGRDEPFQKFIAKSTGGLWLPISSLTVQ, encoded by the coding sequence ATGAAAACTCTCTTTAAGAAGAATATCCCAAATGCTCTAATTATTTCTCTTGGGCTTCATATCTTCCTATTTCTTCTGCTTGGGACCTTGTATCGACACAGAACTGACTGGGATGCTAAGCCGGTTACTGAGATTGAGATCCTCAAGATCCACTCACGAAAGTCCCTGCATATAGACAGAAGACTCCCCCGTTTTTCCTTTCAACCCTCGGCATCCGCGGAGAATGTGCAGCAGATGAAGACTGTTAAGGTTGAACCCCCATCGCTTAAGACATCGGCAACACTTGTATCGTATCCAGATGCGACGGTCGAATTGCAGACACCGGAACTTTCCTCACCCGTCCCTTCAGACGAAGGTGCCTATGAGACAGGCTTACAGGCTAAACCTGTGGGTGGATCAGGCACCGGTGGCACTGGTGCTGGATTAAGTTCACGCGTCTCCGGGAATGGGAGGCTCGGAGGTGTTGGGCGCGGGTTCTTAGACGGAACAGGCGGTGAACCTCAGTCCAATCTTGAAGGACTTACGCTCCCGGACTTAGCCCTGACCAAGGTTGGCAAACATATCGTCGCAAACCGTAGCACTGATCTCGTTGATATCGTTTTTGTTGTTGATGGTAGTGGCAGTATGAAAAACGATATTGATGCTGTACGAGAACATCTCAATAATATGACGGGTCTCTTTGATAATGCCGGGATGGACTTCACTATTGGGGTCGTTGCCTTTCGCGCCGGTACCGGGTACGGTCTTCTCGGGTTGGACTTTGAGGTAATTCCGCAGACGCGCTCTATTTCTGAAGTTAAAAAAGTCTTGTCGCAATTGAAATTCCGGGGCGATGAGAATGGGTTGGACGCTCTGATTCGCGCCGCTGATGAGGTGAAATTCCGACGCGCCGCTGAAGTCCACTTTATTTTTGTCACAGATGAGTATGTAAGTGGCGCGTATTCCTCTATGGATGTGGTGATGAAGATGAAGACTTCCAGAATCAAAGTAGATGTTATCGGTCGTGATGAACCCTTCCAGAAATTCATAGCGAAAAGTACCGGTGGTTTATGGCTGCCGATTTCAAGTCTCACGGTCCAGTAA
- a CDS encoding NUDIX hydrolase, with the protein MFCYDYPRPAVTVDIVVFSGDASDVLLIQRKHPPFEGHWALPGGFIEMEESLETSARRELAEETGVTDVTLTEVGAFGATFRDPRGRVITIAYATVIEKSTVNVKAGSDASAAAWFPNTDLPKLAFDHDEIIRKALEKVK; encoded by the coding sequence ATGTTTTGTTATGATTATCCACGTCCCGCCGTTACTGTTGACATCGTTGTTTTCAGTGGCGATGCCTCGGATGTGCTATTGATCCAACGTAAGCATCCACCCTTTGAAGGGCACTGGGCACTACCGGGCGGTTTTATTGAGATGGAGGAATCTCTTGAGACCTCGGCACGTCGCGAGTTAGCAGAGGAAACAGGGGTTACCGATGTAACACTCACTGAGGTGGGTGCTTTCGGGGCAACGTTCCGCGATCCACGTGGACGGGTGATTACCATCGCCTACGCTACGGTCATTGAAAAGTCCACAGTAAACGTTAAAGCCGGTTCTGATGCATCAGCAGCCGCATGGTTTCCAAATACGGACCTACCGAAACTCGCGTTTGATCACGATGAAATCATCCGAAAAGCACTGGAAAAAGTAAAATGA
- a CDS encoding L-rhamnose mutarotase translates to MKHYGLTLNLKNDPSVIEKYKAYHRDAWPEVLAALKSVGITKMNIYLLGCRLFMAMETVDTFDIERDFPRYLEENPKCKAWDELMRTFQEPVAEAQPDEWWAHMEPVFELY, encoded by the coding sequence ATGAAACACTACGGTCTAACATTGAACCTAAAAAACGATCCGTCCGTTATAGAAAAATACAAAGCATATCACCGAGATGCCTGGCCTGAGGTCCTCGCTGCGTTGAAATCTGTCGGTATCACAAAGATGAATATTTATCTGCTCGGGTGCCGTCTGTTTATGGCGATGGAGACTGTTGACACATTTGATATAGAGCGCGACTTTCCACGCTATCTTGAAGAAAATCCAAAGTGTAAAGCCTGGGATGAATTGATGCGCACTTTCCAAGAACCGGTGGCAGAAGCACAACCAGACGAATGGTGGGCACACATGGAACCCGTTTTTGAATTATACTAA